One Brassica napus cultivar Da-Ae chromosome C2, Da-Ae, whole genome shotgun sequence DNA window includes the following coding sequences:
- the LOC125582413 gene encoding meiosis-specific protein ASY2-like: protein MPPRSRLSREEKGKDIADSPGPTRDASATGSPLDDFDLIHRYALRDTENMTLSQRLLVADAHRLIRDEGADRVEVGSSDVSGSENRGGDQSDAATCSERGDADVSGRSPTPSRQVRKRVRFDQIDCHPTIYHPGGIFEELAPLPPGLLRDPRAQLWGNMFGSCASHHTVRDLLRANGGAGVTYIIPSAEQRPWSPPVGYQCVYESYFGEHTKLWFPIPRLVTSYAFRRDIAISQLLNGLLRIAVMLMVMAAEMDISMSVRVFEELTFTKAEPNGIFSVKMRSNYNVLTGHPNKTQDWQRAYSFVKSDEHAFEEPPGDDYRVLWNQQLVRHPNMIVAHSHLRWPDLSREWIRRQQARIARVDRESTLPCVPGPRKSRLPLFTRKQQRLLNKAREMDGVPDLSALLRGKLELLSKKSTTVDPQGLSNSGGDGASEGPEKKKKSKKTKGRASDEVPPEESASLDATSEGSKAKKKKDDKRRKLRVDVVGEDVGTPENLSEERRKTSSREGGSGDEPVANERSAPDSSARKSSRPEGSLEKKRRIEFPDRVEFSYDETTPLILNPLRCAELTRQIRGGTKEMPQLEDLYFRHEYIDDASSRAQFEELEGKLKSARAAKKELARENTRLEQATATLEKEKAELLEERDAAVEKLIRERQRLKDSRGLEVTRERERVEAAMAEKANRCLGRVRDHFTRLDAFGKAKNLYGQASGTKKCLEMIKANGTEIPQEMIDVFAEQEKLHEAEATKLSVGPLSDSDLTLSPLVLPSRFVEDRFRASFDPYGSNEPSEEPLVDVTSVPAEHVEIPEGGGLEERPENENLEEVPEKDNLETGDTPVRGEETKNVGIEGPVLVSDFSSEGREDEEEEDDRAEETSPPQPVEEETTNEVGDRDVQNPPPPTVDPLVPVPTRVEDPAAAATEDAVGPPTLGTPEEDDQDSVP from the exons ATGCCTCCGAGAAGTCGATTGTCGCGAGAGGAGAAAGGGAAGGACATCGCAGATTCTCCGGGTCCGACCAGAGATGCGTCAGCGACCGGAAGCCCGCTGGATGATTTCGACTTGATTCATCGCTATGCTCTTCGGGACACAGAAAACATGACTCTATCTCAGCGTCTTTTGGTCGCTGATGCCCATAGGCTGATTCGTGATGAAGGCGCGGATCGCGTTGAAGTCGGGAGCAGCGACGTGAGCGGAAGTGAGAACAGAGGGGGAGACCAAAGCGATGCTGCAACTTGTTCCGAACGTGGCGACGCTGATGTGTCTGGTCGGTCCCCGACGCCTTCGAGGCAGGTTCGCAAGAGAGTTCGTTTCGACCAGATAGACTGTCATCCAACTATTTATCATCCTGGTGGGATCTTCGAGGAGCTTGCTCCGCTGCCGCCAGGACTGCTGCGCGACCCGCGGGCTCAGTTGTGGGGGAATATGTTTGGATCATGTGCTTCTCACCATACCGTGAGGGATCTGTTAAGGGCGAACGGCGGTGCTGGCGTTACCTACATCATCCCGTCTGCTGAGCAGCGTCCCTGGTCGCCTCCGGTTGGTTACCAGTGCGTGTATGAGTCCTACTTCGGGGAGCATACGAAGCTATGGTTTCCGATCCCTCGGTTGGTGACGTCTTATGCATTCCGCCGAGACATTGCCATCTCTCAACTTTTGAACGGGTTGCTGCGAATAGCCGTCATGTTGATGGTAATGGCAGCTGAGATGGACATTTCGATGAGCGTGAGGGTCTTTGAGGAGCTGACTTTCACGAAGGCGGAGCCAAACGGGATCTTCTCGGTGAAAATGCGTTCGAACTACAACGTCTTGACCGGTCATCCAAATAAGACGCAGGATTGGCAACGCGCGTACTCTTTCGTGAAATCTGATGAACATGCTTTCGAAGAGCCGCCGGGGGACGACTACCGCGTTTTGTGGAACCAGCAACTCG TTCGTCACCCGAATATGATCGTGGCGCACAGTCATCTTCGTTGGCCGGATCTCAGTCGAGAGTGGATACGTCGCCAGCAAGCTAGGATCGCTAGAG TTGATAGGGAGTCGACGCTTCCTTGTGTTCCCGGTCCCCGTAAGTCGCGCCTTCCTTTGTTTACTCGCAAACAACAGAGACTTCTCAACAAAGCTAGAGAAATGGATGGAGTCCCGGATCTAAGCGCCCTGTTGAGAGGGAAGTTGGAATTGCTCTCGAAGAAATCGACTACAGTCGATCCTCAGGGACTGTCTAACTCCGGAGGCGACGGTGCTTCTGAAG GTcccgagaagaagaaaaagagcaaAAAGACTAAGGGGAGAGCGTCCGACGAGGTTCCTCCCGAGGAGTCTGCTTCCCTTGATGCGACTTCCGAGGGTTCGaaggcaaagaagaagaaggacgacaaaaggagaaaactaAGAG TCGATGTTGTTGGGGAGGACGTCGGCACTCCTGAAAACCTGTCGGAGGAGAGGAGGAAAACCAGCTCTCGAGAAGGGGGTTCTGGTGATGAGCCCGTTGCGAACGAGAGGTCTGCTCCCGACTCCTCTGCGAGAAAAAGTTCTCGACCTGAGGGTTCTCTagaaaagaaaaggaggatCGAATTCCCTGATCGCGTCGAGTTTTCTTATGATGAGACAACTCCCCTAATCCTTAATCCCCTTAGATGCGCGGAACTGACGCGCCAAATTCGTGGTGggacgaaggagatgccgcaactGGAAGATCTCTACTTCAGGCATGAATACATTGACGATGCTTCTTCGAGAGCGCAG TTCGAAGAGCTGGAGGGTAAGCTCAAATCCGCTAGAGCGGCGAAGAAAGAGCTTGCCCGAGAGAACACTCGTTTGGAGCAAGCGACTGCGACCCTTGAGAAGGAGAAGGCTGAGCTACTCGAAGAAAGGGACGCTGCAGTGGAGAAATTGATCAGAGAGAGGCAACGCTTAAAGGACTCTCGGGGGTTGGAGGTTACTCGTGAGAGGGAAAGGGTTGAAGCTGCTATGGCCGAGAAGGCAAATCGCTGTCTTGGTCGCGTACGCGACCATTTTACTCGCTTGGATGCCTTTGGGAAAGCGAAGAACCTGTACGGTCAAGCTTCGGGGACGAAGAAGTGCCTTGAGATGATAAAGGCCAATGGGACGGAGATCCCACAAGAAATGATCGACGTCTTTGCTGAGCAGGAGAAACTCCATGAGGCGGAGGCTACGAAGCTTTCTGTAGGTCCGCTGTCTGATAGCGACCTCACTCTTTCTCCGCTGGTTCTTCCTTCTCGCTTCGTCGAGGATAGGTTTAGAGCATCGTTTGATCCTTATGGATCGAAC GAGCCATCAGAAGAGCCATTGGTTGACGTCACGTCGGTCCCCGCTGAGCACGTCGAGATCCCAGAGGGAGGTGGTCTTGAGGAACGTCCAGAGAATGAGAACCTGGAGGAGGTCCCCGAAAAGGACAACCTTGAGACAGGCGACACTCCGGTTCGAGGGGAAGAGACCAAGAACGTGGGCATCGAGGGTCCTGTCCTTGTCTCGGATTTTTCCTCCGAAGGACGAGAAGAcgaagaggaggaagatgatAGAGCCGAGGAGACGTCGCCACCGCAGCCTGTCGAGGAAGAGACGACCAACGAAGTTGGGGATAGAGACGTTCAAAACCCCCCGCCTCCTACTGTGGACCCCCTTGTCCCTGTTCCTACTCGAGTGGAAGACCCGGCTGCTGCCGCTACTGAAGACGCAGTCGGTCCTCCTACTCTTGGGACGCCGGAGGAGGACGATCAAGATTCTGTGCCTTGA